tcctcgtcctcgtccccgtccactagtaaataacaaatgacaactaagtaggtacattgcatattcataatttttacctttccaacgactgatccacggacgtcgacggagtcgtAGCGGACGAagggcgtgggtcaggccgaTGATCTGGGCCGGTGGTGGCACGGCCGACCGTTGCAGGTGGCAGGGTCGGTGGTGGCGCGGCCGACGACAGCGGTGGCGTGCGGCGGGCGCGGGATGCCCGGGGCTCCACAcggcgagtccggctcgacgggcgcgggaggcacggCGGCGTGGCCGAGGGCGGTGGTGGAGGACGGCAAGGTGGGGgtgaggccggcggtggagggcggcaaggcggggcgcGGCGCGGGGTGGCCACGGGGCTCGGGGCGCGTGAgcgggcgcggtggcgcggcgTGGGTGCAGCGCGGGCGCGGGGGCAGGCGTGGCGTGGCGCGGGCGTAGGCGCGGCGTGGCACGGGCGCGGCGCAGCGAGGGCGAGGGCGGCCGGTGgaagggcgcgggcggcggcggcggcgcgaagcTCAGCTATGCTagggcaagagagggagaggaagagaggaagagaggcgcgggccataggtattaaaggctcggtgccagagtgactggcgccgagctcactgtcatgtcatctaccgtgcctaggagctcggcgccagagacgttggcgccgagacgtgttagctcggcgccagcactaatggcgtcgagctaagggtccattttctgaattctttccgtcaggggtctatttgtgagaaactttaaaaaaaccaaaatataaaaaattcggaCTAGATGTCATTTTCATATACATGCCAATCAAGGTGTTTGTCAGGCCTTTATCCTCTCCCGATGAATATCACCACAGGCCGATCACTTCTCCCCAAAAAGAATCGGCTGAGGACCTTGAGGCTCAATATCTGGAAATTTCGAATGGATCTGATACAGCCATCAGTCGGTCATGTTTTTCTTGGGATCTGATGCTCAAAATACATCGACAATTTTTGCATGGCATATCGGCTACTCAAGCCGATATATtacaagtagggatgaaaacagatcagatacggacggatatcaccgatattatatttgtttttatatttctgtccggattcggattcgaatacggatagtgtcaactatgtcggataggatacgattggatatcgacatcataaatatacgatttgagtattcggatacggatacggtatcggatgttggatatccggacttggatacggacagatctcaacccctctaaacggattcggtttcaaatacgatcggaaaatatccgtaccgttttcatccctaattacAAGCAACCAAAGTCAAGAGTCAAAGTACTACACGTATGTTGTATGTGCATATATTAAAGGAAAGGAGATTATACATGCATGGAAAGCAGCGTTAAGGGGCGTCCAGTATCTGGTCTGATTAGCTTGGTGGCCGAAACATCTTATTGCCTGCATTTAAGCCGATTAGAATTTGTGCATTGGTTTGGAGCAGGGAATCGGCCGACACACATATGGTACTGTTAAGTATAGCATGGAGTCCGATTTGATTAAAATGTGCTGAAAGGTATTTTGTATGCGTGCAATGATTATTAATGGAGAAGAAGAATCCGAGAATAGCACTATTATTGATGAAGGATAAACAGGCACCTGATGATGTGTTTGGGCCTATTGCTCGTCGTAAAGAAGAATCGGCTGCCGCAAGCCGATGAATCATTTGCTCCCAAGAGAATAACGCAAGGCTAGCAACAACCACAACAAGctgccatggagcaaggccaaaGAGCTCGTGGATGACAATGACGATAAGAGGTACATACCTTTCCATGGTTGGCTCGCATAATCTTTATTCCTTGCTTTTCCTATTACATGTGAACAATTTGTCATAGGGAAAATAtactatctaagtagttgatgaatgagatatggtatacCGAAAAAACCTGCAATTCTTTTGCgaagtacttgggaaattttattacaaaaattcaaaatcaatagcttgtctccttgttgatgttgaatttcctaccaaggccatatgttaTTATtgaaaaccttccacataagttgcttgttttgtgttgagttttgtcaaatctcgttgacccttgttgaaagatttatcatgctcccaagatcaagatcacgtacatagCACATATGTATGCTGCTTCTACATATgaagtatgcaaaaacatgcttttcatcCACCTCGAAATGTTCGGCTCCTACattggaagaagaaaaaaaaatattttttctaggctttatcagaataaatgctccaaattcttgataatatttctcttaaaagtttgttgtaaaaagagacatgggttatgcaaaaagATAGACACAAAAGAGGTGAAAAAaaggagagaaaaagaaaaaggaaaaagttgagaataaagataacccatgttctcgcaaaaatattccacaagagataaatatatttcagagagcatagtagaattaggttagccactaaatattTCACACACATTCACATCTTGATCTacgagtatgacacttctctccttggatccaggGTTTGACTTTACGATATACGCAAGAtaagtatgctacatattttatccctacccgaactccacataagcttttcagAAGTAGAGTGAATAGAGGCGAAACAATGCATTGGTGAgaaactatacacattgagcgatctgagagaataATTTGATGAGCAAATctatgttttaatttaaaaatctttcaaaaacccaagttttctgagtAGAAGTCAGGATGACTGGATTCTGATCCGTTTCATTCCTCAACCATCCAAGATGGTATGATAGACACCTCAAAGTTCACATGTATGGGTGAAGTTTGGAATAAAGATATTATTGCTGCTAGCAAATTCATCGGCGCCTTGAAAATTAAATTGAAAAAGGATCATCGGCCGACTGAAAATAGAAGGTTGTGCATGCACGTGTCAACAAGTCCAGGTGCATCATGTTGAGTCAGAGAATTTTGGGCTTATACCAAAAAAAGCAAGATCATGAGGTATATGTATATCATCAGTCTGAAGTACCTGTtgtggtgatggtgatggtgatggtacAGCTTCTATAAAAGTCGATGAGACTAGATCCTATTGTCAACAATTAAACGGCTACTAGTGCTCATTGTTGATGCATCATAACATTAAATCCGATCCAAGCAGTAAATGAAATGTGTATGACGTCGGTTTAGGATGTAGAAATAGCCGATGGAAAACGTAAAAGGGAGGTCATCAGTTACGTTTTTACCATTACGAAGGAAGAGAGCTGCATGTTCACATGATGGTAATGGCCTTAAGCAATGAGACGTAGCTGAGCATGCAGCTGTTCGGTTTGAAATTATTCAGACATAAAGAATGGCCGGACTTGTAGTTTTTCTAATATGAAGCCGATGCATTCTTCAATATTGCAACCAGATGACATCGGCTGAGGAAAGACCATCGGATCAAAATAGTTCaaagcatgaaaattcatacttcgaactaggggagtctatgtttacaccaaaatttggcacGTTTACCCTAGATAGAGAGGAATCAGCTGATGGTGTCAAAAGCAATAAATATTTGTGAACTGGCCAGGAAATATTCTTTAATATATTTGGAGATATGTTTGGAAATACTTGACGTCTAGAAAGCTCTTTGCCAGCCAGAAAATATTGTTTAATATATTTTGGAGATGCATGACGTTTAGGAATTCCTCACGTGAAGATAAGGAAAAagcaagagaagctagaagattAAAGGAACGGAGATATGCATACACACGTAAGACTTGCATGTTCAGCTATTTGCATGTATGGCCAATTAGCATATTTGGCCACGTCTATTCCTAATTCAGTTGATATATGGATATACATTGAATCTGTACATGAAGGAAAAGGAATattatattattttatttggGACCAAAACATAACATGCAGGTGCAACTCAATAAAGGAAGAAGCAAAGATGTCGTATCACGTACGTGCATGTATGTCGATTGAACCAAATAAGAAAAGATACGTCGGTCGAGGAAGCTTCATTGACAAGGACTCTACATAAGGAAAATTAGAGCCCATGTATCTTAGTATTTCCTTTAGTTTAGATATTTCTTTTGAGCCAAGTTATGTACGTAGCTTATCAGAGGTCATTAGTCCAAGATATAAATATGTACCCCTCGCCATTATAAACAACAcaaaatcaatccaatatacaagtcatttaattttttggctccggccaccccttaggagtaggagtatagtagatctcggcgagttcttcagcaagtatggctgcatcgaccggtcgacctccactgcttgtagtaagtaccgttatggcttatacctctattcgtacggctgcatcgatccggtcgacctccattgtgactctggtataagttagttatcgattcttgcctagttcaagtatggctacatcaatccggtcgacccccactgcatgaactagatcaaggtcaagttatcggctttatctaagggtggcattccttcggatagattcattaagttaccgatattgattattgatctagatcagccttatatcatttttaactcatcatttgctaatctaaaagtgatctaatctgtactttaaatgatgagttatgttttatcggctgttttacatcaatcttgatcgtgcatagcgtgcggttaaggcgtgtttgatcttgagtagatctattggttagcgaaaactgttacatggcccgttatcacggcctgtgtgattatgcctcacaccccactgttatcACCGTGGAGTAGGGATTGTTATTTTGTAGATTTGTTCTTGAGGGGGCATGaacttaactgtgcgctatgcctgaatccgttgttttagccgatatcgagcgctttcacgaatagttcgcatcacgagatcgttgaagtagcgataggttgaaagatgtgttagcctcatgatcttattattgtattacggcctacatgattctgcctcatgccccactgatattagtaataagttagggtcgtcgagtctattgttgtttctacggcccgcatgattctgcctcatgccgcactggttatagcgatagatgagatctaatatgttcattagatttatttctattaaatggttcaataatgatgaactgtttcttttataaaggagtttggttacttgtagtcattggcttagcatgaactaattactattgatatctttttgccagtgaccagtatttgtttaaacaacgacattcataatgataaccgattcttcttacataacctcatgagctttaaccgatttattcttatgaatatgctggaatcggctatttagtcgatctccttgtatatcggctctcagagccgcaaaTTTGGGACTATCTAGCAACACTGGTATGTTCcgtccttaattactgataagcgttctctccttgttaattgcagggttaaattgactggcacgtctcgggaggagttccccggatcgaccacccttgcgctgaaactaggcggatctccagctccatcgagcggacccttctggcttgctacatGTGTCCTTGGTatgggacaaaattctgtgtcgacaaccGCACCCGAGCCAAATCCACGGGCGCTACCCCACGCCCACGGCCCACATCCTCTTTACCGTATTGAGTTTTTTTAGTTCTATAATTCAAGATCGTAGGGAGGAGACGTGCAGACACCGGTTTTGCCTAGCTTGCCGCCCCCTCCGCTGCACGAGCCTAGCTCGCCACCCCCATCCCATTAGTGCCACTCCCCACCCCTCTGGCGTCGCATTAGGGCATCACGCCACTGGCCACCATAGCGTTGTGTGTCATGGCTATTGGCGTCGGTCGTGGGCGACCAGCCACCACGCGCCATCTTCCTGATTTCGAGAGACTTGTGTTAGATTTATAGCATCATTAAGAGCATAGATCTAGCCGGCAGAATGGTTCTTTTCGGGATAAAAGATGTAGTGCATCTTAGTACATATAAAACtatagagagacagagagggaagggTGAGAGGTGAGACGTCACCGGGCATCGGAGGGTTTGGCGGT
This DNA window, taken from Miscanthus floridulus cultivar M001 chromosome 13, ASM1932011v1, whole genome shotgun sequence, encodes the following:
- the LOC136499818 gene encoding classical arabinogalactan protein 9-like, encoding MARASLPLFLSLSCPSIAELRAAAAARALPPAALALAAPRPCHAAPTPAPRHACPRARAAPTPRHRARSRAPSPVATPRRAPPCRPPPPASPPPCRPPPPPSATPPCLPRPSSRTRRVEPRASRARRTPPLSSAAPPPTLPPATVGRATTGPDHRPDPRPSSATTPSTSVDQSLER